The proteins below come from a single Argentina anserina chromosome 1, drPotAnse1.1, whole genome shotgun sequence genomic window:
- the LOC126798451 gene encoding EIN3-binding F-box protein 1-like — protein MPTLVNYSGDDQFYSGGSCYSSSAMDLGCLLSVGSNADLYYPSSKRARVSSQFDFRGSIFEQEKKSSIEVLPEECLFEIFRRLHGGKERITCASVSKKWLMLLSSIRPSEKEIPKSEDTEMTTGDEDKEEGDGFLTRSLEGKKATDVRLAAIAVGTSSHGGLGKLSIRGSNSFRGVTNLGLSAVARGCPSLKALSLWNVSSVDDESLFEIARGCPLLEKLDLCQCPSISSEGLIAIAENCPNLTALSIESCPKIGNEGLQAIGKSCSKLQSISIRDCILVGDHGVSSLLSSASSVLMKVKLQALNITDFSLAVIGHYGKAITSLVLSGLQNVSERGFWVMGNAQSLQSLLSLTITSCRGTTDVSLEAIGKGCTNLKHMCLRKCCFVSDNGLLAFSKAAGSLESLQLEECNRVTQSGIIAALSNCGSKLRSLTLVKCMGIKDTVVGVPICSPCTSLRSLSIRNCTGFGSASLAVVGKLCPQLRNVDLSGLYGLTDAGILSLLESLEDGLVKVNLSGCLNLTDEVVVAMARLHGETLEVLNLDGCRKVTDASLEAIAANCFFLRELDVSKSGITDSGLAVLSCAEEVSLQVLSISGCFDLSNKSISSLKRLGKTLLGLNLQHCTAISNRSVELLIESLWRCDILA, from the exons ATGCCTACCCTTGTTAATTACAGTG GTGACGATCAGTTCTACTCCGGGGGCTCATGCTACTCATCAAGTGCCATGGATTTGGGTTGCCTGTTGTCAGTTGGCTCCAATGCAGATTTGTATTACCCTTCTAGCAAGAGGGCTCGTGTCAGTTCCCAATTTGACTTCAGAGGGAGCATTTTCGAGCAAGAGAAGAAATCTTCCATTGAAGTTCTCCCTGAGGAGTGCCTCTTTGAGATCTTCAGACGCCTACATGGTGGCAAAGAGAGGATCACATGTGCTTCTGTCTCTAAGAAGTGGCTTATGCTCCTAAGCAGTATCCGCCCATCTGAGAAGGAGATCCCAAAATCAGAGGACACTGAAATGACCACAGGCGATGAAGATAAGGAAGAAGGTGATGGTTTCCTTACAAGATCTTTGGAAGGGAAGAAAGCAACAGATGTCAGACTTGCTGCTATTGCTGTTGGTACAAGTAGCCATGGGGGACTGGGGAAGTTGTCTATTAGAGGTAGCAATTCATTTCGTGGAGTTACAAACCTTGGCCTGTCAGCAGTTGCTCGGGGTTGCCCTTCTCTAAAGGCACTTTCATTATGGAATGTGTCTTCTGTTGATGATGAAAGTTTGTTTGAGATAGCTAGAGGCTGCCCTTTGCTAGAGAAGCTTGATCTTTGCCAGTGCCCTTCAATTTCCAGCGAAGGTTTAATTGCAATTGCGGAGAACTGCCCAAATCTAACTGCTTTGAGTATTGAGTCGTGTCCCAAGATTGGTAATGAGGGCTTGCAAGCTATTGGAAAGTCATGCTCCAAGCTGCAGTCCATATCTATCAGGGACTGTATCCTTGTTGGGGATCATGGAGTATCTAGTTTGTTATCATCAGCATCTTCTGTTCTGATGAAGGTAAAGCTTCAGGCTTTGAATATCACAGATTTCTCGCTTGCAGTAATTGGGCATTATGGGAAGGCTATTACAAGTTTAGTTCTCAGTGGTCTCCAGAATGTCAGTGAGAGAGGTTTCTGGGTCATGGGTAATGCTCAATCTTTGCAGAGTCTGCTTTCATTGACAATCACTTCCTGCCGAGGAACCACAGATGTCAGTCTTGAAGCCATTGGCAAGGGCTGCACAAATTTGAAGCACATGTGCCTTCGCAAGTGCTGCTTTGTCTCCGACAATGGATTGCTTGCTTTTTCTAAAGCAGCAGGATCACTTGAGAGCCTGCAACTGGAGGAGTGTAACAGGGTTACCCAATCAGGGATTATTGCTGCCCTGTCCAACTGTGGATCAAAGCTGAGGTCTCTTACCCTAGTCAAGTGCATGGGAATCAAGGATACAGTTGTAGGAGTTCCTATATGCTCTCCTTGCACATCTCTTCGATCATTGTCCATCCGAAACTGCACTGGTTTTGGTAGTGCTAGCCTGGCTGTGGTGGGAAAGCTGTGTCCTCAGCTTCGCAACGTAGATTTGAGTGGTCTTTATGGATTAACAGATGCTGGGATTCTATCACTTCTAGAGAGCTTGGAGGATGGACTTGTCAAAGTGAATCTTAGTGGCTGCTTGAATTTGACAGATGAAGTAGTTGTGGCCATGGCTAGGCTACACGGGGAAACCCTGGAGGTTCTGAATCTCGATGGTTGCAGGAAGGTCACAGATGCAAGCTTGGAAGCCATCGCAGCCAACTGCTTCTTTCTTCGTGAGCTAGATGTATCAAAGAGTGGAATCACAGATTCTGGCCTTGCTGTCCTCTCTTGTGCTGAGGAGGTCAGCTTACAGGTGCTCTCCATATCTGGTTGTTTTGATTTATCAAACAAGAGCATCTCTTCCCTGAAAAGGTTGGGAAAGACCCTGCTGGGATTGAATCTCCAACACTGCACTGCAATTAGCAACAGATCAGTTGAACTGCTTATAGAGAGCTTATGGAGATGTGATATCCTTGCTTAA